In one Cervus elaphus chromosome 9, mCerEla1.1, whole genome shotgun sequence genomic region, the following are encoded:
- the LOC122700003 gene encoding spindle and kinetochore-associated protein 2, with product MEAEVDKLELMFQKADSDLDYIQYRLEYEIKTNYPDSAGKKNPVTLVKELSAIKSRYQTLHVRFKPISVEQKETKSRICATFNKTMTLIQELQKETDLELLPLTEEEKTAAEQLRAHMSDF from the coding sequence ATGGAGGCGGAGGTCGATAAGCTGGAACTGATGTTCCAGAAAGCTGACTCTGATCTGGACTACATTCAGTACAGGCTGGAATATGAAATCAAGACTAATTATCCTGATTCAGCAGGCAAGAAAAATCCAGTTACACTTGTAAAGGAATTGTCAGCAATAAAGTCTCGATATCAGACTTTGCATGTTCGTTTTAAACCAATTTCTGTGGAGCAGAAAGAGACTAAGAGCCGCATTTGTGCTACTTTCAATAAGACTATGACCTTGATACAAGAACTGCAGAAGGAAACAGACCTGGAGCTGTTACCACtgactgaagaagagaaaactgcGGCAGAGCAATTAAGAGCTCACATGTCAGACTTCTGA